CGGCGCAATGCACCGACAAGCGCGTGAACGAAGTCACGCCGCACCTGTGGCGGCTCGCCGACAATCCGGAGGCGATGCGGCAGGTGCCGGTGGCGAAAATTCAGGAGATCATCCGGCCGTGCGGGCTGTCGCCGCAGAAGGCGAAGGCGATCAGCGGGCTCTCGCAGTTGCTGATCGAGCGACACGGCGGCGCGGTGCCGCGGACGTTCGAGGAGCTGGAGGAATTGCCCGGCGTGGGACACAAGACGGCGTCGGTGGTGATGAGCCAGGCGTTCGGCGTGCCGGCGTTTCCAGTCGACACGCACATCCACCGGCTCGCGCAGCGCTGGAAACTCACGGGTGGCGCGAACGTGGAGCAGACGGAGCGCGATTTGAAGAAGCTGTTTCCGCGCGAGCAGTGGACTCCGCTGCACCTGCGGATCATCTACTACGGGCGCGAGCACTGCACGGCGCACGGCTGCGACGGCATGGTGTGCGAGATCTGCCGCACGCTTTTCCCGGAGCGGAAGCGGCCGGTGCGGACGCGGAAGTGAAGCGGCGGGCTCAACAGTGGCAGGTGCACCAGAGCGCGTCGAACGAGCGGTGGGCGAAATTCTCGTCGGCGACGATCTCGCTGAGATACAGCGGCGATTCGTCTTCGCCGTCCCGCAGCAGCAGCAGACGGGTGCTGTCGGCGATGGTTGCGGCGTTGTGGTGGACGATGGCGCGCAGGCCGACGAGGCGGGTGCGGGAAAAACCGTCGGGCACGGTCGGCGGGCGGAAACCGGTCAGGGGAAACAGGACGTAGTCCTGGATAAACTGGCCGCCGATGCGGCTGTGGAGCACGTTCGCGTAGCTGTTGCGAATGACGCCGCGCGCGAGGGCGTCGTCGAGGGCGAGTTCGATTTCCGGGTCCAGGACCGCGAGCGCTTTCGGAATCCAAACATGGAGCGCGAGCGCGGTCCCGGCCTGGCGGCGAAGATCGAACGATTTGCCGGACCACGAAACGCTGCGCCCGAAGAGGGCGAGGATCGTGCCGGTGTCAGTGGGGCTGGGTATGCCCATGGCGAGGGCGGGTTCGTCTGAGCATGCGCGGTGGACGGAGCGCGCGCAATCCGCGAACGGAGCCCGGCGCGGAAGGGAGAAAATTTCAGCCGCCGGTCCCTCGCGGGCACCGGCGGCGCAGTCGCTGAACACCCCTGATCAGCGAAAATGAAGATCGGCGGGCTCCGGTGCGGACGCGAGGGCGGGGGATTTCCGCGGCGCGGCTTTCGCGGTCGGGCGAACGGCGTGGCGCGTGGCCGCGAGGGCAGGGGCCACGGGTTCGTCCTCGCGGGTCTCGAGTCCGACGAGCGCGGCGAGACCTTCGGCGGCGTGGCGGAGTTCGTGCGATTGGGCGTTGAGCTCCTCGGCGGCGCTGGCGGCTTCCTCGGCGCTCGCGGCGTTGGATTGGGTGACCTTGTCCATCTGGGTGACGGCGGTGTTCACCTGCTCGAGGCCGGCGCTCTGCTCGCGGGAGGCGGTGGCGACTTCGGCGACGAGGCGGTCGACTTCGCGGGACTTGGTGACGATTTCCTGGAGGCTTTGCGTGACGCTGGAGGAGAGAGTGGCGCCCTGTTCGCTGCGGTGAGTGGCGTCGGTGATCTTCTCGTTGGTCTCCTTGGCGGCGACGGCGCAGCGCTGGGCGAGCGTGCGGACCTCGTCGGCGACGACGGCGAAGCCGGCACCGGCCTCGCCGGCGCGGGCGGCTTCGACGGCGGCGTTGAGTGCGAGGATGTTCGTCTGAAAGGCGATCTCGTCGATCGTCTTGATGATCTTCGAAATGTCGGCGGAGGACTGACGGATGCCGGCCATGGCCTGCTGCATTTTCTCCATTTCCTCGGCGCCGTGTTCGGCGGTGGAGCGGGCGGCGTCGGCGGCGGTCTTGGCGGCGGCGGCGTTGACGGCGTTGTGTTTGGTGGTGCTGGAAAGTTCCTCGAGGGAGGAACTGATTTCCTCGAGCGAAGCGGCCTGCTCGCTCGCGCCTTGGGCGAGGCTCTGACTGGTGGAGGAGACCTGGCTCGAGGCGGAGGCGATCTGCACGGCGCCTTGGGTGAGGCCGATGGAGGTGTCGCGCAGCGTGCGGTTGAGCGCGCGCACGATCAGCCAGGCGGTGATCGGGCCGACGAGGAGCGCGGTGAGGACGCCGGCAATGACGAGCGTGGTGGTGTGTCCGAGGGTGGTGGAGGCGAGATCGGCCTCCTCGCTGGTGCGTTGGATGGAGCGGTCGAGGATGCCGCCGACCACGGCGTCGAGTTCGGCCGCGACTTTCGCGCGGCGTTCCATGATGGTTTTCGCGTCCTTGAAGTTGGCGACGATGTGCTCGACGCCGGCGCGGTAGGCGCGGGTGGTGGACTGGACGGTGTGCAGCTGGGCGATGTTCGCCTCCTGTCGGGTGGTTTTGAGCAGGTCGGTCGTTTGCCGGTCGATTTGATCGAACGCGGGTAGGGCCTGTTCGATCAGTTCGGGTTCGCGGAGGGCCTGCGATTTGAAGTTCGCGATGCGGACGGCGTTGCCGAGGTCGACAATATCGTTGGCGGTGGCGATTTTCTGGCGCCGCTCGTTGAGCTTCTCCGCTGACAGACCGCCGGCGATCTCGTCGGCGAGGAGTTTGCCCTGGCTGTCGATGTAGGCTTCGATCTTGGCGGTGAATTCGCGGGCGCTGGCGTCGAGTTCGTCGCGGATGCGGGCGAGTTCGGCGAGGTTGGCGCGGGTCGTCTCGAATCCTTCGCGGTAAGCGGCGAGGGTGGCTTCGGTTTTCGTGATGCCTTCGGCGAGGGTTTTGAGTGTCGGCTCGGATTGGGAGAGCTGGCGGCAGGCGGCGAGCGCCCGGTCGACCTCGGCGAGATTTTTCTGCGCGAGCTCGAGTTGCGCGGGGTCGCCGGTGAGACCGTAGGTGCGGACGGCGAGTTGGGTTTGCGCGGAGGCTTGGGCGAGCCGCGAGGTGACGTCCGCTTCGGGGGCAATGGCCCGGCTGAGGAAGCGGGCATTGCTGGAGGCGGAATTCATCCACCAGGCAGCGAACGCTCCGAGCAGGAGCGTGATGACGAGAAGGAGGGCGAAGCCTGCGCTCACCCGCCGGGAGATCGTAAACGAAACCGACATGACTTGGGATTCCGACGGCTCGGGGGGTGTCGTCGCGCTCTCTATCGTCGCGGCAACCGTGCGACTGTAAGGGAATTGCTGCGCATTTTTTGGCGTGGTCTTGCCCAAGCGCGCGCAATCGCCGCTCGCGGTCGCGCAAAGGCTGCGCAGGCGGAGAGACCGGCGATGACGTAGAGTATCCGCCTGGTGAATCGGCTGTCTTCGATTGTGCCTTGGCGCTACGCTGCAGCCTACGGTCTGCTGGCGATGGGGTGGATTGTGCTGTCGGACTTGTGGCTCGATGCGCGGAGTGGCGTGCCGGCCTGGCATTCCGGATGGGATATGGTGAAGGGACTCGCGTTCGTGCTCGTGACGACGGGGCTGCTTTTTCTGCTGTTGAAACGCCTGACCACGCGGCTCGCCGCGGCGGAAGCGCAATACATCCGGCAGGAGGCGCGGTGGCGGCAGGCGCTCGACGGCGTGGGCGACGGCTTGTGGGACTGGAGTCTCCCGACGTCCGAGGTGTATTTCTCGCCGTGCCTGGAGCGGATGCTCGGGTATGCGCCGGGGGAGTTTCGCTCGCATGTTTCCGAGTGGGAAGCGCGGGTGCACCCCGACGATTTGCCGGCCGTGCGCGAGCAGCTCGAGCGGCACCTCGCCGGGGCGATACCGTTCTATCGCTCGGAGCACCGTCTCCGCCGGAAGGACGATTCGTATGCGTGGGTGCTCGATCGCGGAGTGGTGGTGGAGCGCGACGCGCAAGGGCGGCCGTTGCGGATGATCGGCACGCACCATGACATCACGGCACGCTCCGAACTGAAACAGCAATTGGCGGAGCAGGCCGTGCGTTACCAGGCGCTGTTCGAGCAGAGCCCGAATCCGATGTGGATTTTCGATACGGAGACGAAATGCATCCTCGCGGTGAACGATTGCGCGGTGGCGCACTACGGCTATCCGCGCGCGCAGTTCGTCGGGATGAACATCGCCGCGCTGCGGCCGCCCGAAGATGTGCCGCAGCTCCTGGATCATCTCGGGAAATCCTTTCAAAACGTCCGGGCCTCGGGGCCGTGGCGGCACTTGCGTGCGAACGGCGAGATCATCTGGGTCGATATCCTCGAGCATACGATCCGCTGGGAAGGCCGGCCGGCGCGCGTCGTGGTGGCGCACGATGTGACCGCCCGGCAGCGCGTCGCGCAGGCGATCGAGGAGAGCGAGGAGCGGTTCCGCGCCATTTTCCAGAGCGCGAACGACGCGATCTTCACCACGGACGAGCAATTCTGCGTCGCCAGCGCGAACTCGCGTGCGACCGAGCTGTTGCAGACGCCGCAGGAAAATCTGATCGGACGGCATCTGACGGAGTTCTTCCCACCGCGACAGCCGGACGGCGCGGAATCGCGGCCCAAGGCGCAGGCCATCCTCGAGCGGGTGTGGCGCGAGCGCGTGCCGGCGTTCGAGTGGCAGGTGCAGCGACCGGACGGATCGCACGTCGACACCGAGATCACGTTTAGCGGCCTGACGCACGACGGACATCGCTCCGCCGTCGTGGTGGCGCGCGACATCACGGAGCGCCAGCGGGCGAATCGCGAGTTGCGGCTCCTCCATGCCGCACTGCAGGCGACGCCGGCGGGCATCATGGTGACCGATGCCGCCGGAGCGATCGAGTGGGTCAACCCGGCGTTCACGCGCCTGACGGGTTACTCGCTTGCGGAGGCACAGGGAATGAATCCGCGCATCCTGCGCTCCAGTCAGCATGACGCCGCCTTTTATCGTCGGCTGTGGGAAACGATCCTGCGCGGCGAGGTGTGGTCGGGCGAGGTGCAGAACCGGCGCAAGGACGGCGCCACCTACTTCGAGCACATGACCATCGCGCCGGTGCGCAACGGCGCGGGTGCGATCACGAACTTCGTGGCGGTGAAGGACGACATCACGCACGAACGCCGGCTCGAGCAGCAGCTGGCGCGTTCGCAGCGATTGGAGAGCGTGGGCATGCTCGCGAGCGGCATCGCGCACGATTTGAACAACGTGCTGACGCCGATCGTGCTTTCCGTCGAACTCCTGCGCGCCGAGCGGCAGCTTTCCGCGACTGCGGTCGCGCGCCTCAATCTCGTCGCGCAGGCCGCGCAGCGCGGAGCCAACATCGTCAAGCAGGTGCTGACCTTCGCGCGCGGCGTCGAGGGCGAACGCACGATCGTGCAGCCGCGGTATTTGTTGAAGGAGATCGCGCAGCTCGCGCAGGAAACCTTCCCGCGCCTCATCGAGGTGTCCGTCGATACCGGCCGCGACTTGCCGGCGATCCGGGGCGACGTCACGCAGCTGCACCAGGTGCTGTTGAACCTGGCGGTGAACGCGCGCGATGCGATGCCGCTGGGCGGGCGGCTCGTGTTCAGCGCGCGCGTGACACAGGTGGACGCGACGCGGGCGGCCGCGCTCGCCCGCATCGCGCCCGGCGCCTACGTGGAGCTGGCGGTGTCCGACACCGGCACCGGCATCGCCGACGAAGTGCTGGAGCACATGTTCGAGCCGTTCTTCTCCACCAAGCCGCGCGGCAAGGGCACCGGTCTCGGCTTGTCCACCGTCTACGGTCTCGTGCGCAGCCACGACGGCGCGGTCGAGGTGGACACGGCGCTGGGGCGCGGCACGACGTTCCGCGTGCTGCTACCCGCCGTGCCTGCCGATGCCGGCGCCGTGACCGCGCCCGCTGCGGCCGTCGCGCCGTCCGGCGCGGGCTGCCGGGTGCTCGTCGTCGATGACGAGGAACCGATCCGCATGGTGCTCGAGCAACTCCTGCGGCGGCGCGGCTTCGAGGTCGTGACCGCGGCGGACGGAGTGGATGCGTTGCAGGTGTTTCGTTTGCATCCGAGCGCCTACCAATTCGCAATCGTCGATCTGGTGATGCCGCGCATGCGCGGCACCGTGCTGATCCGGGAGCTGCGCGCGCTGGCACCGAGTCTGAAGATCGTGTGCGCCTCCGGCTATGCCGACGAAAAGACGGATGGTGGCGAGGGGCTGTCGCTGGCCGATCTGGGCGTCGCGGTGTTTCTGCCGAAGCCGTTCCGCGAGGAGGATCTGCTCCAGGCGTTGCGCACGGCGGATGGGGCCGCCGTGCCGGGCGGAGCGGAAAAGAAAGTTTGATTTCCGAAAAACGGTCCGCAACCGTGCCCGTCCGGTTTTTTCGGACGCTTAGCTCAGTTGGTTAGAGCACGTGCTTCACACGCACGGGGTCACTGGTTCGAGTCCAGTAGCGTCCACCATCTGGTCGATGGGGCGGGAAAATGTCTGCGCCCTGCGGCGTGAAATCCCCCCGCCGGCGTGAACAGAAAG
This window of the Candidatus Didemnitutus sp. genome carries:
- the nth gene encoding endonuclease III, whose translation is MSGGPAAHASGRDFSTRQARADFAARRLAALYPNPPIPLEHRDAYTLLVAVLLSAQCTDKRVNEVTPHLWRLADNPEAMRQVPVAKIQEIIRPCGLSPQKAKAISGLSQLLIERHGGAVPRTFEELEELPGVGHKTASVVMSQAFGVPAFPVDTHIHRLAQRWKLTGGANVEQTERDLKKLFPREQWTPLHLRIIYYGREHCTAHGCDGMVCEICRTLFPERKRPVRTRK
- a CDS encoding PAS domain S-box protein, with protein sequence MNRLSSIVPWRYAAAYGLLAMGWIVLSDLWLDARSGVPAWHSGWDMVKGLAFVLVTTGLLFLLLKRLTTRLAAAEAQYIRQEARWRQALDGVGDGLWDWSLPTSEVYFSPCLERMLGYAPGEFRSHVSEWEARVHPDDLPAVREQLERHLAGAIPFYRSEHRLRRKDDSYAWVLDRGVVVERDAQGRPLRMIGTHHDITARSELKQQLAEQAVRYQALFEQSPNPMWIFDTETKCILAVNDCAVAHYGYPRAQFVGMNIAALRPPEDVPQLLDHLGKSFQNVRASGPWRHLRANGEIIWVDILEHTIRWEGRPARVVVAHDVTARQRVAQAIEESEERFRAIFQSANDAIFTTDEQFCVASANSRATELLQTPQENLIGRHLTEFFPPRQPDGAESRPKAQAILERVWRERVPAFEWQVQRPDGSHVDTEITFSGLTHDGHRSAVVVARDITERQRANRELRLLHAALQATPAGIMVTDAAGAIEWVNPAFTRLTGYSLAEAQGMNPRILRSSQHDAAFYRRLWETILRGEVWSGEVQNRRKDGATYFEHMTIAPVRNGAGAITNFVAVKDDITHERRLEQQLARSQRLESVGMLASGIAHDLNNVLTPIVLSVELLRAERQLSATAVARLNLVAQAAQRGANIVKQVLTFARGVEGERTIVQPRYLLKEIAQLAQETFPRLIEVSVDTGRDLPAIRGDVTQLHQVLLNLAVNARDAMPLGGRLVFSARVTQVDATRAAALARIAPGAYVELAVSDTGTGIADEVLEHMFEPFFSTKPRGKGTGLGLSTVYGLVRSHDGAVEVDTALGRGTTFRVLLPAVPADAGAVTAPAAAVAPSGAGCRVLVVDDEEPIRMVLEQLLRRRGFEVVTAADGVDALQVFRLHPSAYQFAIVDLVMPRMRGTVLIRELRALAPSLKIVCASGYADEKTDGGEGLSLADLGVAVFLPKPFREEDLLQALRTADGAAVPGGAEKKV